DNA from Sulfurimonas gotlandica GD1:
CCAACTACTCTAATAGAAAGAGCAATAATAACTGCTACGATGCTGACAAGTAAAAAATTCAACAGCTTTACTTTTATACCACTAGTCTTTGCCACTTCTTCATCATAAGCGATAAAGTAAAACTCTTTTGCAAAAAGCAATAAGATACCTAAACACAAAAATCCAAACACTAAAATAGTAATAACGTCCGCACCGCTAACAGAGAGAATAGAACCAAAGAGATAAGAAAATAGAGAGTTGTTAAAAGCCCCGCCCAAGGAGACTATAATCACAGCTATAGCTAGTGAGCCTGATAATAATATCGCTAAGACAGCATCTGAGTAAAGTGAAAAATGTGCACGAAGATACTCTATAAGCCAAGCTGATAATATTGAAACAATTACAGCCATCCATAAAGGATTTAAACCAGCTACAAGACCTACCGCCACACCAACCAAAGCAGAGTGAGCGAGTGTCTCACTAATCATAGAGTAGCGGCGAAGAACAATAAATGTGCCGCTAACAGATGCAAGCACTGCGATGATCATACCTGCTAAAAAGGCTCTTTGCATAAAATCATATTCAAACATTTCCAACATCACAACCCCTAATGCTCATGCTTATGGTTATGAAGAAGGTGTGCTTCTATACCATATAGGGCACTCATCTCTTCACAACTAAGAGCTTCTTTTGGGTTGTTACAAATAATCGCTTTTTGATTAATAGTAAAAAGTCTTGCTATATCATCAGCTATAACACCTATATCGTGCGTTATAAAAACAATAGTGATTTTTTCTTCTTTATTTAACTGCTTTAAAAGAGCATAGAACTTTTTCTGAGAAGTCATATCTACACCGGTATTTGGTTCATCAAGGATCAATATTTCTGGCTTTGAGGCCAAAGCCCTTGCTATCATAACCCTTTGCCTCTGTCCGCCTGAAAGAGTCCCTATCATCTTATCTTTTAAGTCGTAAACATCCATCTTATGCATTGCATCTTTCACGCAAGCTTTATCTTCTTTACTCATTCTTGAAAACAGTTTTCTCTGAGAAGTCCTGCCCATATTTACAACATCTTCTACGCTTCCTGGGAAGTTAGCATCTACGTGTGTTGCTCGTTGTGGAACATAACCTATCTTATGCCACTCTTTAAAATCTTTTATAGATTTTCCAAAAATTTTGGCTTCACCTCTTGTCGGTTTTTCAAGACCAAGAAGAACTCTTATTAGCGTTGTTTTTCCACCACCATTCGGACCAATAATTGCAATATATTCAGCACCGAAAATTTCTAAAGAGATATGTGAAAGTATCTCTTGATCTCCAATGCTAAAGCATAAGTTTTTTACATCAAAGATTGGTAGTGTAAATTTCATTCGCAGGCCAGAGCTTTAGATATTTTAACTAAGTTATCAAGCATAATATCTTCATAGCTTAGATTCTTTTTAGCTTCATCTGCTGTAATATTTCCAAGAGGTTGAAGCACATCAACACTAACTTGTGCTTCTTGTGCAATACTTTTCATCGCTTTATCACTAACAAAACTTTCAAAGAAAACAATTTTAACATCATGCTCTTTTACGTGTTCTATCAGTCTTACCATATTCTTAGCACTCGGCTGTGCATCTGGAGATAATCCACTTAATGCTTCTATATGAAAGCCATAGTTGTTGCTTAAATATGAAAAAGCATTGTGATTTACGATGATTGTCTCTTTTTTACAATTTGAAAGTGATTTTTTGTATTTAGCATCTATAGATTCTAACTTTACTATATACTTTTGAGTATTTACTTTATACAGCTCTTCATTCTCTGGAGATAATTTTATAAACTCTACACTCATAAGCTTTGTGGCACTAATCATATTTTGTATATCCAACCAGTAGTGTGGGTCTACTGCGTCATGTCCATGGTCATGATGAGCATGTTCTTCATGTTCATCTTTAGGCTCTAGCAGTTTAACCGATTTGCTCATATCAATAGTTTTTGATTTAAAATCAAAAGATGCAGTCCATGGTTCAAGCCCTGCTCCGCTATATACGACAAGATCACTTCCCATTATTTTTGCCATAAGCTTTGGTGTCGGCTCAAAACTGTGAGCATCTACACCAAAAGGAAGAATCATTACTAAGTCTAAAGTGTTTTGCGAAATATTTTTAGCTATGTCATAGAGCGCAAATGTACTGAGCGCAACTGCTGGTTTTTTATTTTTAATTTCAACTTTTGCATCTTGCTCTGAAACATACATCTGTAAAAGAAAAATAGCAACTACTAAAACAAATATTATATTTCTAAAATCTTTCATAATTGTCCAATTTTTTTTGAAATTATATCCTATTTTGTAATAATTAGTTTTTTTAGATATAATTCGCCACTTTTCAAACTTAGGATATATAAATGACAACTAGTTTTTTACTTATTGTTCAGATAATTTTAGTTGTAATACTAGTAATAGCTGTACTTTTACAAAAGAGCTCAAGCATCGGTCTTGGTGCATATAGTGGCTCAAATGAGTCTGTGTTTGGTGCAAAAGGACCAAATAGTTTTTTAGCAAAAACTACATTTCTTATAGGTTTTTTATTTGTTTCAAATACAATCGCTCTAGGTTACTTATACTCTAGCACTGCTCAAACTTCTGTAGTTGACAACATGGTCGAGACTACAAATGTAGTAGCTCCTGTTGCAACTACACCAGTAGTAGCACCAGCTAAAGACGAAACTCCAGCTACAAAATAGTTGCTTTATTGCAACTATTTTAAGCTCTTCAAACTCCCATTTTTTAACCACTTTTATATCATTTAAAAAAATTCTCGCTACAATATCGTAATTATTTTTCAAACAATAGAGGAAAACAAATGCTAAACGAAATATATGACGCATGTGAAAAAAAGATGAAATCAAGCATAGAACATATGCAAAGAGATTTTAAAACACTTAGAACAGGTAAAATTACAACATCTGTTTTAGACAATGTAAGAATTGATTATTATGGAACAATGACTTCTCTTGATCAAGTTGGCTCAATTATAGCAACTGATGCGACTACGATTGTTGTGAATCCTTGGGAAAAAAATCTTTTGCCTGCTATTGAATCAGCTATATCAAAAGCAAATGTTGGGGCTAATCCAAATAATGATGGTGACCAGATCAAACTATTTTTTCCAGCTATGACAGTTGAGCAAAGAAAAGAATCAGTTAAACAAATGAAAGGCATGGGTGAAAATGCAAAAGTTTCTCTTAGAAATGATAGAAAAAATGCAAATGACCAAATCAAAAAACTTGAAAAAGACAAAGAAATAACAGCTGATGAATCAAAATCTGCTCAAGATAATATTCAAAAAATCACTGATAAATTTTCAGCAAATACTGAACAAATATTAAAAGATAAAGAAGCAGAAATACTTAAAGTATAAGGACACAATTAGATGGATGTTAAAAAAATATATATGGATGCAGATGCTCTTTTAGAAGGGCACTTTAAATTAAGTAGTGGAAATCACTCACAGTTTTATCTACAATCTGCAAAAGTTTTAGAAGATCCAAAAACAGCTAAACTACTTGCTGATGAGTTAGCTATACAAATCAAGGCCAGTGGACTTGAAATAGATACAGTTTGTGCTCCGGCACTTGGTGGTCTAATCGCAGGTTTTGCTTTAGCTCAAGCGCTTGATGTTCGTTTTATTTTTGCTGAAAGAGTTGACGGTGTTATGAACATCCGTAGAGGCTTTCAAGTAGGTAAAGGTGAAAAAGTTTTAATGTGTGAAGATATCATTACAACTGGCGGATCTGCAATGGAAGCAGCAGCTGTTGTTAAAGAACTTGACGGGGAGATTGTTGGTGTAGCAGCACTTGCAAACCGTGGTTTTTGTAAACGTGTAAATAGTGATGTAGAGACTAAACCAAACTGTAAACTTCCACAAGATATTCCATTTTTTGCATTAGCAGACTTTACATTTGAAATGTATTCTCCAGATGCATGTCCTTTATGTAAAGACGGTAGCGAAGCAATCAAGCCAGGAAGTAGGGGAAATTAATATACAAGTTAAAGTACAGAATTTATCTGTATTTTAACTGACAAGTCATCATTCGCTCTACGAGTATTCGCCCTACTTCTAATTTTGAATCCACAACAACCGTAATATCTAAACCACTAAGAGCCTCTTTATCTTCTAAAGTAGCAACTTTCACAATCAGATTAATGTCTTTTGTATGTTTTAATACTGCTTCACATATAGCTTTCTTTTTATCTATATTATCAAGGGTGACAATAACAGCAGCTGAACTCTCAGCATGAAGAGCTTCCAGCATTGACAACTTAGACATATCTCCAAGATAAGCTTCTTTGCCTTCTAATAAAGCCTCTTGAACATGCTTTGGGTTATTATCTATCACAACATAAGGAGCATCAATAGCATCTAGATGTTTGGCAGCAAATTTGCCTACAATACTGTATCCACAAAGGATTACATGATTTTCCCTTGAAACAAAAGCAGAAGTATCTAAACCTAAATATTCATGGTGGGTAATACTACTGACTAATCTATTTATCCTAGATATAAAAAATGGGGTTACCATCATAGAAAAGATAACCACAAGAGTTAGAAGAGATTCTAGTTCTTTATCTAAAAGGCCTCCCATACTTGCTACAGCAAAGATTACGAAAGAAAATTCTCCAACTTGTGATAATGCGAGACCTGTTTTTAGAGATAAGACATGCGAAGAAGTAATACGAAGCAACAAGTACATAATAATACTTTTTAAAATCAATACAAGAATAAAAATACCTATAATTACAGCAATATTATTTATAAAATAGAAAACATCTATCTTCATTCCGACAACTATAAAAAATGTACCAAGTAGGATATCTTTAAATGGAGCAATATCTAGCTCAACCTTGTGATGATATTTAGTCTCTGCAATAATCATACCCGCTACGAAAGCACCAAGAGAATATGTAAAACCCATAAATGACGCTAAAAGTGAGGCACTTACAACAATAAACAAGACAGAGCCCATGAAGAGTTCATCCACTTCGCTAGATGCAGAAAAATGAAGAAGCCAAGTCATGACTCTTCTACCCACAACAAACATTAATACCATAACAACTATAGCACTAATTATTGTATCTTTTAAAATCACCGCAACTGACTGATCGCCTTCACTTGTTAAAAACCCGAGCAGGATCAAAATAGGGATAACTGCAATATCCTGAAAAATAAGTATACCGGTTGCACGTTGACCATAAGGGTTATATATCTCTTTTGAGCTTTTTAAATAACTGAGAACTACCGCTGTAGATGACAGAGCAAAAGCCAATGAAACAATAAGTGCAGAAATCGCATCTAGTGAAAATATATAATGTGCTATTAAATAAACAACTAAGGCAGTAAACCCTACCTGCATGGAACCATTTAAGAATATCTCTATTTTCATACTATTCATTTTTCTCAAAGAGATCTCAAGTCCAATAGTAAACATTAAGAAGACTATACCAAATTCAGCTATATGTTCTAGAGTGCTTGAGTTATCCATATCTCTTAAGTCAAAAGCGTAGACTAATATCGTACCAGTAAGGATATATCCTATGATTTGTGAGACACCAAGGCGCTTCAAAAACAGGTTTAAAACCGTAGAAACGCCTAAGGCCATCACGATATAAAGTAGTGCGGTATCCATTTAAACCCTTGTTGATTAATTTATAGCCATTATATACTATATAAACTAAATACAGCTATACAGATTTTAAGAGATTCTATACTATAATTCGCGATTATTAAAATATTTTTTGGAGTTTTTGCATGACTAAATACATTTTTGTTACCGGTGGGGTTTTGAGTTCTCTTGGAAAAGGGATTACAGCTGCTAGTGTTGGTACTTTACTTAAACACTCCGGTAAAAAAGTGGGCATGCTAAAAATCGATCCATATATCAACGTTGATCCTGGTACTATGAGCCCTCTTGAACACGGTGAAGTATTCGTTACAAAAGATGGAGCAGAAACTGACTTAGACATCGGAAACTATGAGAGATTTCTTGACAGTTCTTATCTAAAGTCAAGCAACTTTACTACGGGGCAAGTATACTCAAGTGTAATCGAGCGTGAGCGCGCAGGTGGTTATCTTGGTCAAACAATTCAGGTTATTCCTCACATAGTTGGGGAAATTGTAAACCGCATCAAGCTCGCTGGTCAAGGTCATGAGATACTTATTGTTGAACTTGGTGGAACTGTCGGTGATATAGAAGGGCTTCCGTTCATGGAAGCAATTCGCCAAATGAAACATGATGATGATGTTGCTGGAACTTTCTTTATTCATGTAACACTAATCCCTTATATCAAAGCAGCAGGCGAGATGAAGTCTAAACCTACTCAGCACTCAGTTCAAGAACTTCGTCGTATTGGTATAACTCCGCAGATGATTATTGCTAGAAGTGAATATCCTCTTCCTAAAACTTTTAAGAAAAAACTTGCAATGAGCTGTGATGTCCCAAATGATAGTGTAATTGAAGCGTTGGATGCTGCAACAATTTATGATATTCCTGTTACATTTTTAAGACAAAATATCTTAAAACCAATTTCAAAAGAACTTGACCTTGGTGAGTTAGATCCTGATATGGAAGAGTGGGATTCTTTAGTTAAAAAAATAGTTCAGCCTAAAAATCGTGTAGTAATCGGTTTTGTTGGAAAATATCTTGAACTAAAAGAAGCTTATAAATCTTTAACTGAATCACTTATTCACTGTGGTGCACATCTTGATACAAGAGTTGATATTTGCTGGGTTGACTCTGAAGAGATCGAAGAAAGAGGTGCTGAGGCACTTCTTGGTGACTGCGACTCTGTTTTAGTTGCCGGAGGCTTTGGAAGTCGTGGGGTTGAGGGTAAAATTCAAGCTATCGAGTACGCTCGTGTAAACAAAGTTCCATACCTTGGAATCTGCCTTGGAATGCAACTAACACTTG
Protein-coding regions in this window:
- a CDS encoding cation:proton antiporter, with the translated sequence MDTALLYIVMALGVSTVLNLFLKRLGVSQIIGYILTGTILVYAFDLRDMDNSSTLEHIAEFGIVFLMFTIGLEISLRKMNSMKIEIFLNGSMQVGFTALVVYLIAHYIFSLDAISALIVSLAFALSSTAVVLSYLKSSKEIYNPYGQRATGILIFQDIAVIPILILLGFLTSEGDQSVAVILKDTIISAIVVMVLMFVVGRRVMTWLLHFSASSEVDELFMGSVLFIVVSASLLASFMGFTYSLGAFVAGMIIAETKYHHKVELDIAPFKDILLGTFFIVVGMKIDVFYFINNIAVIIGIFILVLILKSIIMYLLLRITSSHVLSLKTGLALSQVGEFSFVIFAVASMGGLLDKELESLLTLVVIFSMMVTPFFISRINRLVSSITHHEYLGLDTSAFVSRENHVILCGYSIVGKFAAKHLDAIDAPYVVIDNNPKHVQEALLEGKEAYLGDMSKLSMLEALHAESSAAVIVTLDNIDKKKAICEAVLKHTKDINLIVKVATLEDKEALSGLDITVVVDSKLEVGRILVERMMTCQLKYR
- a CDS encoding metal ABC transporter ATP-binding protein, with the protein product MKFTLPIFDVKNLCFSIGDQEILSHISLEIFGAEYIAIIGPNGGGKTTLIRVLLGLEKPTRGEAKIFGKSIKDFKEWHKIGYVPQRATHVDANFPGSVEDVVNMGRTSQRKLFSRMSKEDKACVKDAMHKMDVYDLKDKMIGTLSGGQRQRVMIARALASKPEILILDEPNTGVDMTSQKKFYALLKQLNKEEKITIVFITHDIGVIADDIARLFTINQKAIICNNPKEALSCEEMSALYGIEAHLLHNHKHEH
- the frr gene encoding ribosome recycling factor; this encodes MLNEIYDACEKKMKSSIEHMQRDFKTLRTGKITTSVLDNVRIDYYGTMTSLDQVGSIIATDATTIVVNPWEKNLLPAIESAISKANVGANPNNDGDQIKLFFPAMTVEQRKESVKQMKGMGENAKVSLRNDRKNANDQIKKLEKDKEITADESKSAQDNIQKITDKFSANTEQILKDKEAEILKV
- a CDS encoding metal ABC transporter permease translates to MLEMFEYDFMQRAFLAGMIIAVLASVSGTFIVLRRYSMISETLAHSALVGVAVGLVAGLNPLWMAVIVSILSAWLIEYLRAHFSLYSDAVLAILLSGSLAIAVIIVSLGGAFNNSLFSYLFGSILSVSGADVITILVFGFLCLGILLLFAKEFYFIAYDEEVAKTSGIKVKLLNFLLVSIVAVIIALSIRVVGSLLIGALMVIPTVSALQYRQGFVRTLLISLFFALFSVASGMTLSFYFSLPSGATIVLSVLVVFIISLIVNKR
- the pyrE gene encoding orotate phosphoribosyltransferase — its product is MDVKKIYMDADALLEGHFKLSSGNHSQFYLQSAKVLEDPKTAKLLADELAIQIKASGLEIDTVCAPALGGLIAGFALAQALDVRFIFAERVDGVMNIRRGFQVGKGEKVLMCEDIITTGGSAMEAAAVVKELDGEIVGVAALANRGFCKRVNSDVETKPNCKLPQDIPFFALADFTFEMYSPDACPLCKDGSEAIKPGSRGN
- the secG gene encoding preprotein translocase subunit SecG gives rise to the protein MTTSFLLIVQIILVVILVIAVLLQKSSSIGLGAYSGSNESVFGAKGPNSFLAKTTFLIGFLFVSNTIALGYLYSSTAQTSVVDNMVETTNVVAPVATTPVVAPAKDETPATK
- a CDS encoding metal ABC transporter substrate-binding protein codes for the protein MKDFRNIIFVLVVAIFLLQMYVSEQDAKVEIKNKKPAVALSTFALYDIAKNISQNTLDLVMILPFGVDAHSFEPTPKLMAKIMGSDLVVYSGAGLEPWTASFDFKSKTIDMSKSVKLLEPKDEHEEHAHHDHGHDAVDPHYWLDIQNMISATKLMSVEFIKLSPENEELYKVNTQKYIVKLESIDAKYKKSLSNCKKETIIVNHNAFSYLSNNYGFHIEALSGLSPDAQPSAKNMVRLIEHVKEHDVKIVFFESFVSDKAMKSIAQEAQVSVDVLQPLGNITADEAKKNLSYEDIMLDNLVKISKALACE
- a CDS encoding CTP synthase; protein product: MTKYIFVTGGVLSSLGKGITAASVGTLLKHSGKKVGMLKIDPYINVDPGTMSPLEHGEVFVTKDGAETDLDIGNYERFLDSSYLKSSNFTTGQVYSSVIERERAGGYLGQTIQVIPHIVGEIVNRIKLAGQGHEILIVELGGTVGDIEGLPFMEAIRQMKHDDDVAGTFFIHVTLIPYIKAAGEMKSKPTQHSVQELRRIGITPQMIIARSEYPLPKTFKKKLAMSCDVPNDSVIEALDAATIYDIPVTFLRQNILKPISKELDLGELDPDMEEWDSLVKKIVQPKNRVVIGFVGKYLELKEAYKSLTESLIHCGAHLDTRVDICWVDSEEIEERGAEALLGDCDSVLVAGGFGSRGVEGKIQAIEYARVNKVPYLGICLGMQLTLVEYARNVLGLENANSIEFDENTPHPMVYLIDNFLDQSGGMQLRTHTSPMGGTLRLGEYPCDTKEGSILREAYNGEKTIFERHRHRYEANPAYREQLEKAGMIVTGESNGLIETVEIEGHPWFLGVQFHPEFTSRLQTPNPAILAFVKASLSAE